A window of the Ramlibacter pinisoli genome harbors these coding sequences:
- a CDS encoding cation:proton antiporter, which produces MLDFMAIWGQWLRPSAGLPTVQWSLLLAIAAVVGHLGQRHLALPKLVGYSAVGALAGWAGFSGAAWPLQGIGLFLLELGVSVVLFQTGGRIALRWFRHNPMVLLQSLLEAAFTYAAVYATLRWFDVRPAVADAVALVAIVSSPAVLSQVVSDTRGAGPVTERAIVLSALGALYALTVVAARAGLLNGGGETRLAGLLYPVLVVLGLSVVVGAVIALALRLALQTMNPASENTAILLVTTIAAGTALAAHFGGSAPLAALLAGLLLKQLHPRPWAWPRQLGMAASLLLMLSFLLVSVVAAQADWNPAVASTVLACVAARSVAKVAGVLLANPGSGTSWRQALGTGLAMAPLSSLALLLVSQVAVASPALGPRVAAIALPAILLMEVFGAILATFVIYQAGESSRAGDEALRG; this is translated from the coding sequence ATGCTCGACTTCATGGCCATCTGGGGCCAGTGGCTGCGCCCATCCGCCGGCCTGCCCACCGTGCAATGGTCCCTGCTGCTCGCCATCGCCGCCGTGGTCGGCCACCTCGGGCAGCGCCACCTGGCGTTGCCCAAGCTGGTGGGCTATTCGGCGGTCGGCGCGCTGGCCGGTTGGGCCGGCTTCAGCGGCGCCGCCTGGCCGCTGCAGGGCATCGGCCTGTTCCTGCTCGAGCTGGGCGTCTCGGTGGTGCTGTTCCAGACCGGCGGCCGCATCGCGCTGCGCTGGTTCCGCCACAACCCGATGGTCCTGCTGCAGAGCCTGCTGGAGGCGGCCTTCACCTACGCCGCGGTCTATGCGACGCTGCGCTGGTTCGACGTCCGGCCGGCGGTGGCCGATGCGGTGGCCCTGGTCGCGATCGTTTCCTCGCCGGCCGTGCTGAGCCAGGTCGTCAGCGACACCCGCGGCGCCGGACCCGTGACCGAGCGGGCCATCGTGCTGTCCGCCCTGGGCGCCCTGTACGCGCTCACCGTGGTCGCCGCCCGCGCCGGCCTCCTCAACGGCGGCGGCGAGACCCGGCTGGCCGGCCTGCTCTATCCGGTGCTGGTGGTGCTGGGCCTGTCGGTGGTGGTGGGCGCGGTGATCGCGCTGGCGCTGCGGCTGGCGCTGCAGACCATGAACCCGGCCAGCGAGAACACCGCCATCCTGCTGGTGACCACCATCGCCGCCGGCACCGCGCTGGCGGCGCACTTCGGCGGCTCGGCGCCGCTGGCCGCGCTGCTGGCCGGCCTGCTGCTCAAGCAGCTGCACCCGCGGCCCTGGGCCTGGCCGCGCCAGCTCGGCATGGCAGCGTCGCTGCTGCTGATGCTCAGCTTCCTGCTGGTCTCCGTCGTCGCCGCGCAGGCCGACTGGAACCCCGCCGTCGCCAGCACCGTGCTGGCCTGCGTCGCCGCCCGCAGCGTGGCCAAGGTGGCCGGCGTGCTGCTGGCCAATCCGGGCAGCGGCACCAGCTGGCGCCAGGCACTGGGCACCGGGCTGGCGATGGCGCCCCTGTCGTCGCTGGCGCTGCTGCTGGTGTCGCAGGTCGCGGTCGCCTCGCCGGCGCTCGGCCCGCGGGTGGCCGCCATCGCGCTGCCGGCGATCCTGCTGATGGAGGTGTTCGGCGCCATCCTCGCCACCTTCGTCATCTACCAGGCCGGCGAGAGTTCGCGGGCCGGCGACGAGGCGCTGCGTGGCTGA
- a CDS encoding GlsB/YeaQ/YmgE family stress response membrane protein, producing MGIIGTIVVGFIVGLIARAIKPGDDRLGLIMTTLLGIAGAFIARYVGMAMGWYHEGEAAGWIASVVGAIVLLVIYGLVRGSSKRL from the coding sequence ATGGGCATCATCGGAACCATCGTCGTCGGCTTCATCGTCGGTCTCATCGCCCGGGCCATCAAGCCGGGCGACGACCGCCTGGGCCTCATCATGACCACGCTGCTGGGCATCGCCGGCGCCTTCATCGCCCGCTATGTCGGCATGGCCATGGGCTGGTACCACGAGGGCGAAGCGGCCGGCTGGATCGCGTCGGTGGTCGGCGCCATCGTCCTGCTGGTGATCTACGGCCTGGTGCGCGGCAGCTCGAAGCGACTCTGA
- a CDS encoding catalase codes for MAQSKPDAQRKTKAGDAGSAKQKQLEAYTQNPETVLTTSQGVVIPDNHNSLRAGLRGPTLLQDFLLLDKLSRFGHERIPERVVHARGCGAHGYFEVTKPLGQFTSADFLQEAGARTPVFVRFSTIAGERGSADTVRDLRGFAVKFYTREGNYDLVGASAPVFFIQDAMKFPDLMHALKPEPHHGMPQASSAHDTFWDFVSLMPESTHALMWLMSDRALPRSLRMMEGFGIHAYRFVNAHGVVHYVKFHWRPRLGRHALDAGEARRIAGLDPDFHRRDLWDAIAKGHHPEWELGVQLVEAGKAQALGIDLLDPTKLVPEELVPVQPVGRLVLNRNPDNYFAETEQVAFHPGHVVPGIDVSADPLLQGRLFAYTDSQLARLGGPNFHELPINRPLAVFHNHQRDGAGRQSVPRGQVSYEPNTLGNGTEFRVDGGHQGFQGIEDPLEASTVRRRSPAFDDHFSQATLFWNSQGAAEKDHIVAAFQHELARVETPAIRQRVVDNLAHVDVRLARKVAEVLALGAPDPKAAAGRAGFREQRGKLALEASPSLSIEATVAGPVATRRVAVLVAPGVEIGALKIVQQVLAEHGVGTRIVAAHLGVVATSSGQQLPVDCCFASTASVLFDAVLVPGGASHVQALAQNGDAVHFVLEAFRHCKPICVIGDGVELLKLAGVNADDAPPAGVLVSRADPAARVPLAQDFVAAIGRHRHWARQQVAVPA; via the coding sequence ATGGCCCAGTCCAAACCGGACGCGCAGCGCAAGACCAAGGCCGGCGACGCCGGCTCCGCCAAGCAGAAGCAGTTGGAGGCCTACACCCAGAACCCGGAGACCGTGCTCACCACCAGCCAGGGCGTGGTGATCCCCGACAACCACAACTCGCTGCGCGCCGGCCTGCGCGGGCCGACGCTGCTGCAGGACTTCCTCCTGCTGGACAAGCTGTCGCGGTTCGGGCACGAGCGCATCCCCGAGCGGGTGGTGCATGCGCGTGGCTGCGGCGCCCACGGCTACTTCGAAGTGACCAAGCCGCTCGGCCAGTTCACCAGCGCCGACTTCCTGCAGGAGGCCGGGGCGCGCACGCCGGTGTTCGTGCGCTTTTCCACCATCGCCGGCGAGCGCGGCTCGGCCGACACGGTGCGCGACCTGCGCGGCTTCGCCGTCAAGTTCTACACCCGCGAGGGCAACTACGACCTGGTGGGCGCCAGCGCGCCGGTGTTCTTCATCCAGGACGCGATGAAGTTCCCCGACCTGATGCATGCGCTCAAGCCGGAGCCGCACCACGGCATGCCGCAGGCCTCGAGCGCGCACGACACCTTCTGGGACTTCGTCTCGCTGATGCCCGAGAGCACGCACGCGCTGATGTGGCTGATGTCGGACCGCGCGTTGCCGCGCAGCCTGCGCATGATGGAGGGCTTCGGCATCCACGCCTACCGCTTCGTCAATGCACACGGCGTGGTGCACTACGTCAAGTTCCATTGGCGGCCGCGACTCGGGCGGCACGCACTCGACGCCGGCGAGGCGCGCCGCATCGCCGGGCTCGACCCCGACTTCCACCGGCGCGACCTGTGGGACGCGATCGCCAAGGGCCACCACCCGGAGTGGGAGCTGGGCGTGCAGCTGGTCGAGGCCGGCAAGGCGCAGGCGCTGGGCATCGACCTGCTGGACCCGACCAAGCTGGTGCCGGAGGAACTGGTGCCGGTGCAGCCGGTGGGCCGGCTGGTGCTCAACCGCAACCCGGACAACTACTTCGCCGAGACCGAGCAGGTGGCGTTCCATCCCGGCCACGTGGTGCCGGGCATCGACGTCAGCGCCGACCCGCTGCTGCAGGGCCGCCTGTTCGCCTACACCGACAGCCAGCTGGCGCGCCTGGGCGGGCCCAACTTCCACGAGCTGCCGATCAACCGGCCGCTGGCCGTGTTCCACAACCACCAGCGCGACGGCGCCGGGCGGCAGTCGGTCCCGCGCGGCCAGGTGAGCTACGAGCCGAACACGCTGGGCAACGGCACCGAGTTCCGCGTCGACGGTGGCCACCAGGGCTTCCAGGGCATCGAGGACCCGCTGGAGGCGTCGACGGTGCGCCGCCGCAGCCCGGCCTTCGATGACCATTTCAGCCAGGCCACGTTGTTCTGGAACAGCCAGGGCGCGGCCGAGAAGGACCACATCGTGGCCGCCTTCCAGCACGAACTCGCCCGGGTGGAGACGCCGGCGATCCGCCAGCGCGTGGTCGACAACCTGGCCCATGTCGACGTGCGGCTGGCGCGCAAGGTGGCCGAGGTGCTCGCGCTCGGCGCGCCCGATCCCAAGGCCGCTGCCGGCCGGGCGGGCTTCCGCGAGCAGCGCGGCAAGCTGGCGCTCGAAGCCTCGCCCTCGCTGAGCATCGAGGCGACCGTGGCCGGCCCGGTCGCTACCCGCCGGGTGGCGGTGCTGGTGGCGCCCGGGGTGGAGATCGGTGCCCTGAAGATCGTCCAGCAGGTACTGGCCGAGCACGGGGTGGGCACGCGCATCGTGGCCGCGCACCTGGGCGTGGTGGCCACCTCGTCGGGGCAGCAGCTGCCGGTGGACTGCTGCTTCGCGAGCACCGCCTCGGTGCTGTTCGACGCCGTGCTGGTGCCGGGCGGCGCCAGCCACGTGCAGGCGCTGGCGCAGAACGGCGACGCGGTGCACTTCGTGCTGGAGGCGTTCCGCCACTGCAAGCCGATCTGCGTGATCGGCGACGGCGTCGAGCTGCTGAAGCTGGCCGGGGTCAACGCCGACGACGCGCCGCCGGCCGGCGTGCTGGTCTCGCGCGCCGACCCGGCGGCCCGGGTGCCGCTGGCGCAGGACTTCGTGGCGGCGATCGGGCGGCACCGCCACTGGGCCCGCCAGCAGGTGGCCGTGCCGGCCTGA
- a CDS encoding thermonuclease family protein: MQRRSLLLLAAAASAPALALAARSRPRYLATVSWVTDGDSVWLRPPWAADGIAVRLQGIDAPERCQAWGPQARQALAARVLHQPVTVAERGRDDYGRTLARLEWNGLDVGGWLVFSGLAWSAGFGRRRGPYDDLQAQAQQARRGLWSQSQPQPPRSFRKQHGSCPHGDTR, translated from the coding sequence ATGCAACGCCGTTCGCTCCTCCTGCTCGCCGCCGCCGCCAGCGCGCCGGCACTGGCCCTGGCGGCGCGCAGCCGCCCGCGCTACCTGGCCACCGTCTCCTGGGTCACCGACGGCGACAGCGTCTGGCTGCGCCCGCCCTGGGCGGCAGACGGCATCGCGGTGCGGCTGCAGGGCATCGACGCTCCCGAGCGCTGCCAGGCCTGGGGCCCGCAGGCCCGCCAGGCGCTGGCCGCGCGCGTGCTGCACCAGCCGGTGACGGTGGCCGAGCGCGGCCGCGACGACTACGGCCGCACGCTGGCGCGGCTGGAGTGGAACGGCCTGGACGTGGGCGGCTGGCTGGTGTTCTCCGGGCTGGCCTGGTCGGCTGGCTTCGGCCGCCGGCGCGGGCCCTACGACGACCTGCAGGCGCAGGCGCAGCAGGCCCGGCGCGGCCTGTGGTCGCAGTCGCAGCCGCAGCCGCCGCGCTCGTTCCGCAAGCAGCACGGCAGCTGCCCGCACGGCGACACCCGCTAG
- the thiL gene encoding thiamine-phosphate kinase: MGEFDLIDRYFRRPAAAAAGGVALGIGDDCALLAPTPGMQLAVSSDLLLEGRHFLSTVDPARLGHKALAVNLSDLAACGARPLAFTLALALPAADEDWLAPFARGLLALADAHGCALVGGDTTRGPLAICITVFGEVPPGQALLRSGARAGDDLWVSGTVGDARLALEVFRGTLRLPAEAFEAARLRLEQPQPRVALGQALRGIASAAIDISDGLLGDLGHVLRQSGVGARIEADRALGLLALRRLAADAVPAPIQLDCVLAGGDDYELAFTAPPARRDAVLAAGAAAQVALTRIGCIEAQPGVRVVDASGAALARAFASFDHFG; this comes from the coding sequence ATGGGTGAATTCGACCTCATCGACCGTTACTTCCGCCGTCCGGCCGCCGCCGCAGCCGGCGGCGTGGCGCTGGGCATCGGCGACGACTGCGCGCTGCTCGCCCCGACGCCCGGGATGCAGCTGGCGGTCTCCAGCGACCTGCTGCTGGAGGGGCGCCACTTCCTGTCCACCGTCGACCCGGCCCGCCTGGGCCACAAGGCGCTGGCGGTCAACCTGAGCGACCTGGCCGCCTGCGGTGCCCGGCCGCTGGCGTTCACGCTGGCGCTGGCGCTGCCGGCCGCCGACGAGGACTGGCTGGCGCCGTTCGCCCGCGGCCTGCTCGCCCTGGCCGACGCCCACGGCTGCGCGCTGGTCGGCGGCGACACCACGCGCGGGCCGCTGGCGATCTGCATCACCGTGTTCGGCGAGGTGCCGCCCGGCCAGGCGCTGCTGCGGTCGGGGGCACGGGCCGGCGACGACCTCTGGGTCAGCGGGACGGTGGGCGATGCGCGGCTGGCACTCGAGGTGTTCCGCGGCACGCTGCGGCTGCCCGCCGAGGCCTTCGAGGCCGCGCGGCTGCGGCTGGAGCAACCGCAGCCGCGCGTCGCGCTCGGCCAGGCGCTGCGCGGCATCGCCAGTGCGGCGATCGACATCAGCGACGGCCTGCTGGGTGACCTGGGCCACGTGCTGCGCCAGTCCGGGGTCGGGGCGCGGATCGAGGCCGACCGGGCGCTCGGCCTGCTGGCGCTGCGCCGGCTGGCCGCGGATGCCGTGCCCGCGCCGATCCAGCTGGACTGCGTGCTGGCCGGCGGCGACGACTACGAACTGGCGTTCACCGCGCCGCCGGCACGGCGCGACGCGGTGCTGGCGGCCGGCGCCGCCGCCCAGGTCGCGCTCACCCGCATCGGCTGCATCGAGGCGCAGCCCGGGGTGCGGGTGGTCGACGCCAGCGGGGCGGCCCTCGCGCGCGCCTTCGCCTCGTTCGACCACTTCGGCTGA
- the apaG gene encoding Co2+/Mg2+ efflux protein ApaG, with translation MAKYQFRVDVQPGYLPEQSAPERGIYSFSYNITITNTGEVAAQLISRHWIITDGTGQIEEVQGLGVVGHQPLLQPGQSFQYASGCRLRTPGGSMQGSYFFVGEDGHRFDVEIAPFLLEDGGHRVLH, from the coding sequence ATGGCCAAGTACCAGTTCCGCGTCGACGTCCAGCCGGGCTACCTGCCGGAGCAATCGGCCCCCGAGCGCGGCATCTACAGCTTCTCGTACAACATCACCATCACCAACACCGGCGAGGTCGCGGCCCAGCTCATCTCGCGCCACTGGATCATCACCGACGGCACCGGGCAGATCGAGGAGGTGCAGGGGCTGGGGGTGGTGGGCCACCAGCCGCTGCTGCAGCCCGGCCAGTCGTTCCAGTACGCCAGCGGCTGCCGGCTGCGCACGCCGGGCGGCAGCATGCAAGGCAGCTACTTCTTCGTCGGCGAGGACGGCCACCGCTTCGACGTCGAGATCGCGCCCTTCCTGCTCGAGGACGGCGGCCACCGCGTGCTGCACTGA
- a CDS encoding YbdK family carboxylate-amine ligase — MPATAPAGAAPTLQPFGESRSLTLGVELELQLVNTHDYDLAPYADEMLRLMQRLDLPGAVVPEMTSSMIEVSTGICESAAHVLGELTQLRDGLVRCADKLNIAVVGGGTHPFQQWHQQRIYDRPRFRELSELYGYLSKQFTVFGQHVHLGCPSADAALLMLHRMSRYIPHCIALSASSPFVQGQDTQFDSARLNSVSAFPMSGRAPYTLAWTQFEAFFERATRTGVVRSMKDFYWDIRPKPEYGTIEIRVFDTPLTVERAAALAGFVQSLAAWFVHDEPFQPQEDDYLVYTYNRFQACRFGLEAVYVDPVSGRHLPLRDHLLQTLRQLAGHARHLGAGPAIQALAEDVELGTNDARWLRQRQAQERLLAEVVRQGAQRFAARR, encoded by the coding sequence CTGCCCGCCACCGCGCCGGCCGGTGCCGCGCCGACGCTGCAGCCGTTCGGCGAGTCGCGGTCGCTGACGCTCGGCGTGGAGCTCGAGCTGCAGCTGGTCAACACGCACGACTACGACCTGGCCCCCTACGCCGACGAGATGCTGCGGCTGATGCAGCGACTCGACCTGCCCGGCGCCGTAGTGCCCGAGATGACCTCCAGCATGATCGAGGTGTCGACCGGCATCTGCGAGTCGGCCGCGCACGTGCTGGGCGAGCTCACGCAGCTGCGCGACGGGCTGGTGCGCTGCGCCGACAAGCTCAACATCGCGGTGGTCGGCGGCGGCACCCACCCGTTCCAGCAATGGCACCAGCAGCGCATCTACGACCGGCCCCGGTTCCGCGAGCTGTCCGAGCTGTACGGCTACCTGTCCAAGCAGTTCACGGTGTTCGGCCAGCACGTGCACCTGGGTTGCCCCAGCGCCGACGCCGCGCTGCTGATGCTGCACCGCATGTCGCGCTACATCCCGCACTGCATCGCGCTGTCGGCCTCGTCGCCGTTCGTGCAGGGACAGGACACGCAGTTCGACTCGGCGCGCCTGAACTCGGTGTCGGCCTTCCCGATGTCGGGCCGGGCGCCCTACACCCTGGCCTGGACGCAGTTCGAGGCCTTCTTCGAGCGCGCCACCAGGACCGGCGTGGTGCGCAGCATGAAGGACTTCTACTGGGACATCCGGCCCAAGCCCGAGTACGGCACGATCGAGATCCGGGTCTTCGACACCCCGCTCACGGTGGAGCGGGCGGCGGCGCTGGCCGGCTTCGTGCAGTCGCTGGCGGCCTGGTTCGTGCACGACGAGCCCTTCCAGCCGCAGGAGGACGACTACCTGGTCTACACCTACAACCGCTTCCAGGCCTGCCGCTTCGGGCTGGAGGCGGTGTACGTCGACCCGGTCAGCGGCCGCCACCTGCCGCTGCGCGACCACCTGCTGCAGACCCTGCGGCAGCTGGCCGGCCATGCCCGCCACCTCGGTGCCGGCCCCGCCATCCAGGCGCTGGCCGAGGACGTCGAGCTGGGCACCAACGATGCGCGCTGGCTGCGCCAGCGGCAGGCGCAGGAACGGCTGCTGGCCGAGGTGGTGCGCCAGGGCGCGCAACGGTTCGCCGCCCGCCGCTGA
- the gph gene encoding phosphoglycolate phosphatase (PGP is an essential enzyme in the glycolate salvage pathway in higher organisms (photorespiration in plants). Phosphoglycolate results from the oxidase activity of RubisCO in the Calvin cycle when concentrations of carbon dioxide are low relative to oxygen. This enzyme is a member of the Haloacid Dehalogenase (HAD) superfamily of aspartate-nucleophile hydrolase enzymes (PF00702).) translates to MPALTAAIIDLDGTLVDTLGDFSAALAAVHRDLGLPVLPTEAVGLLVGKGSEHLIRSALRAVGADEDRYAAAWDAYQHHYGTLNGRAARVYPGVAEGLRALRSAGLRLACVTNKPAGFARVLLEAKGLAGAFDVVYGGDSFERKKPDPLPLLRACEALASRPAATLVVGDSSNDAAAARAAGCPVVLVTYGYNHGQPVRNVPADGYLETLADLARWV, encoded by the coding sequence ATGCCTGCGCTCACTGCCGCCATCATCGATCTCGACGGCACCCTGGTCGACACCCTGGGTGACTTCAGCGCCGCCCTGGCCGCGGTCCACCGCGACCTCGGCCTGCCGGTCCTGCCCACCGAGGCGGTGGGGCTGCTGGTGGGCAAGGGCTCGGAACACCTGATCCGCTCGGCCCTGCGGGCGGTGGGCGCCGACGAGGACCGGTACGCCGCCGCCTGGGACGCCTACCAGCACCATTACGGCACGCTCAACGGGCGGGCGGCACGCGTCTATCCGGGCGTGGCCGAGGGCCTGCGGGCGCTGCGGTCGGCCGGGCTGCGGCTGGCCTGCGTGACCAACAAGCCGGCCGGCTTCGCCCGCGTGCTGCTGGAGGCCAAGGGCCTGGCCGGTGCCTTCGATGTGGTCTACGGCGGCGACTCGTTCGAGCGCAAGAAGCCAGACCCGCTGCCGCTGCTGCGCGCCTGCGAGGCGCTGGCCAGCCGGCCGGCCGCCACCCTGGTGGTGGGCGATTCCAGCAACGACGCCGCGGCGGCGCGGGCCGCCGGCTGCCCGGTGGTGCTGGTGACCTATGGCTACAACCACGGCCAGCCGGTGCGCAACGTGCCCGCCGACGGCTACCTGGAGACGCTGGCCGACCTGGCGCGCTGGGTCTAG
- a CDS encoding chalcone isomerase family protein, with translation MPGPAHATWLATLCIALALASGAAPASAQAPSLTVAGVRFDDSAELRGARVHLHGAGIRYKAVFQVYAAGLYLPRKAATAEEALAMPGAKRIALTMLRDIDSGELGKLFARGMEDNMDRLAFSRLVPGVLRMSQIFSDHKRLAAGDSVSVDWLPGTGTVVSVRGVPQGEPFREPEFFTALLRIWLGPHPADWKLKDALLGRPAAAVATP, from the coding sequence ATGCCTGGCCCTGCCCACGCCACTTGGCTCGCGACGCTGTGCATCGCCCTCGCACTCGCTTCGGGCGCGGCGCCCGCCAGCGCCCAGGCCCCGTCCCTCACCGTGGCCGGCGTCCGCTTCGACGACAGCGCCGAGCTGCGCGGCGCCCGGGTCCATCTCCATGGCGCCGGCATCCGCTACAAGGCCGTGTTCCAGGTCTATGCGGCCGGCCTGTACCTGCCGCGCAAGGCGGCCACGGCGGAGGAGGCGCTGGCCATGCCGGGCGCCAAGCGCATCGCGCTGACCATGCTGCGCGACATCGATTCCGGCGAGCTGGGCAAGCTGTTCGCGCGCGGCATGGAGGACAACATGGACAGGCTGGCCTTCTCCCGGCTGGTCCCCGGCGTGCTGCGCATGAGCCAGATCTTCAGCGACCACAAGCGGCTGGCCGCCGGCGACAGCGTCAGCGTCGACTGGCTGCCCGGCACCGGCACGGTGGTCAGCGTGCGTGGCGTGCCACAGGGCGAACCGTTCCGCGAACCCGAGTTCTTCACCGCCCTGCTGCGCATCTGGCTGGGCCCGCACCCGGCCGACTGGAAACTGAAGGACGCCCTCCTCGGCCGGCCCGCAGCGGCGGTGGCGACGCCCTAG
- the rpe gene encoding ribulose-phosphate 3-epimerase, translating to MSTIHRIAPSILSADFARLGEEVRNVVAAGADWIHFDVMDNHYVPNLTFGPMVCSALKPHARTPDGRPVPVDVHLMVEPVDALAQAFAEAGADYISFHPDASPHAHRSVQAIKARGVKAGLVFNPAASLDVLDWLVDEIDLVLIMSVNPGFGGQGFIDSALRKIEQARKRIDASGRDIRLEVDGGIKGDNIARVAAAGADTFVAGSAIFGKPDYKAVIDGMRAALRG from the coding sequence ATGAGCACCATCCACCGCATCGCCCCGTCCATCCTCTCGGCCGACTTCGCCCGCCTGGGCGAGGAGGTGCGCAACGTCGTGGCCGCGGGCGCGGACTGGATCCACTTCGACGTGATGGACAACCACTACGTGCCCAACCTCACGTTCGGCCCGATGGTGTGCTCGGCGCTCAAGCCGCATGCCCGCACGCCGGACGGCCGGCCGGTGCCGGTGGACGTGCACCTGATGGTGGAGCCGGTCGATGCGCTGGCGCAGGCGTTCGCCGAGGCCGGTGCCGACTACATCAGTTTCCATCCCGATGCCTCGCCGCACGCGCACCGCAGCGTGCAGGCGATCAAGGCGCGCGGCGTGAAGGCCGGCCTGGTGTTCAATCCGGCGGCGTCGCTGGATGTCCTCGACTGGCTGGTCGACGAGATCGACCTGGTGCTGATCATGAGCGTGAACCCGGGGTTCGGCGGCCAGGGCTTCATCGACTCGGCGCTGCGCAAGATCGAGCAGGCCAGGAAGCGCATCGACGCCAGCGGGCGCGACATCCGGCTGGAGGTCGACGGCGGCATCAAGGGCGACAACATCGCGCGCGTGGCGGCCGCCGGCGCCGACACCTTCGTGGCCGGCAGCGCGATCTTCGGCAAGCCCGACTACAAGGCCGTCATCGACGGCATGCGCGCGGCCCTGCGCGGCTGA